The Tachyglossus aculeatus isolate mTacAcu1 chromosome 15, mTacAcu1.pri, whole genome shotgun sequence DNA window CTTCACCGAGGCGGGCACGCTGCGCGTGGCGCGGCCGGCCAGGCCGGCGGCGGGCCCGCGCAGCGCCGCCGCCAGCAGCGCCGCGTCCGTGCCGCACAGCAGCGTGCAGTGGTGGTAGGCGGCCGCCCGGCCGACCCGCGAGGCCGTCCCGGAGACCTTGAAGCCCCCGTCCAGGACGAGGTCCAGCCGGGCGGTCGCCGCGACGTCCAGCCGCGGCTGCAGGGAGCGCAGGGCCCGGGCCACGAGGTCCAGGTTGCCCCGGCGGTCGTGCTCGCCCCTGGTCGTGAAGAAGGTGAGGTTGACGTTGCCCAGGTCGTGGAAGACGGCCCCGCCGCCGCTCTTGCGCCGCGCCAGGCGGACGCCCCGGGCCCGCAGCAGCCTCAGGTCGCACTCCTGCCAGGGGTTCTGGTGGCGGCCGATGACCACGCTGGGCGAGTTCCTCCAGACGAAGAGGACCGGGCGGCCCTCCAGGTTGGCGTGGTCGTGGACCCAGTCCTCCACCGCCAGGTTCTCGTACACGTCGTGGGACACCGACTGCAGGAtgacgccgccgccgccaccgccgccgcccggGGCCGTGAGGACGCCCCCGAGCCGGGCGCAGTTCTTCAGGGACGACGGGGCGGGCATGCCTGCAAGACCGAGGCGGAGGTGCTTACGAGAGACCCCCCCCTTAGTTGGGGCGGCTCTCTAATAAAGGCGACGGCATTCGGCGCTAttctatcaatcgatcgtatttatcgagcgcttactatgtgctgagcgccgtaccaagcgcttgggaaggccaagttggcaacagctagaggcggtccctacccggcagcgggcgcacggtctaaaagggggagacggagaacaaaaccaaacgtacgaacaaaataaatagagtgataaatatggacaaacatatagacaggtgctgtggggaagggaaggagggaagatgggggggacggaggggagagggaggaaggggcttagtctgggaaggcctccgggaagaggtgagctctcagcggggccttgaaggccctgaatcagtcagtgaattgattgattaatatcaatcgatcgtatttattgagcacctgctgtgtgcagagcgccgtactaagcgcttgggaagtccaagttggcaacagctagagacagtccctacccaaaagcgggctcacagtctaaaaagggggagacggagaacaaaaccaaacatactgacaaaataaaataaatagaatagatatgtacaaataaaatagagtaataaatatgtacaagcatatccatatatacaggtgctgtggggaagggaaggaggtaagatgggggggacggagagggggacgagcgggagaggaaggagggggctcagtctgggaaggcctccgggaggaggtgagctctcagcagggccttgaaggccctGAATCAATCggtgaattgattgattaatatcaattgatcgtatttattgagcacctgctgtgtgcagagcaccgtactaagcgcttgggaagtccaagttggcaacagctagaggcggtccctacccgacagcgggcgcacagtctaaaaagggggagacggagaacaaaaccaaacatactaacaaaataaaataaataaatagagtaataaatatgtacaaacgtatatccatatatccaggtgctgtggggaagggaaggaggtaagatggggggggacggagaggggggcgagggggagaggaaggggctcagtctgggaaggcctccgggaggaggtgagctctcagcagggctttgaaggcccTGAATCAatcgatgaattgattgattaatatcaatcgtatttattgagcacctgctgtgtgcagagcaccgtactaagcgcttgggaagtccaagttggcaacagctagagacggtccctacccgacagcgggcgcacagtctagaagcgggagacggagaacaaaaccaaacatactaacaaaataaaataaatagaatagatatgtacaagtaaaataaataaataaatagagtaataaatacgtacaaacatatatacctatatacaggtgctgtggggaaagggaggaggtaagatgcgggggacggagagggggacgagggggagaggaaggagggggctcagtctgggaaggcctccgggaggaggtgagctctcagcggggccttgaaggCCCTGAATCAatcgatgaattgattgattaatatcaatcgatcgtatttattgagcgcctgctgagcgcttggggaatccaagtcggcaacatctagagacggtccctacccggcagcgggctcacggtctagaagggggagacggagaacaaaaccgaacatattaataaaataaatagaatagatatgtccaagtaataataacgacgatggtatttgtgaagcgcttactaggtgccgagcactgttctaagcgctggggaggtgaccaggtgatccggttgtcccacagtgggggctcacggttttaatccccgttttccagatgagggaactgaggcacacagaggtgaagtgagtcgcccaaagtcacccagctgacaggtggcggagccaggatttgaacccacgacctcggactccaaggcccgggctcttccccctgagccgcgctgctctaagcgctggg harbors:
- the LIPT1 gene encoding LOW QUALITY PROTEIN: lipoyltransferase 1, mitochondrial (The sequence of the model RefSeq protein was modified relative to this genomic sequence to represent the inferred CDS: deleted 1 base in 1 codon), which translates into the protein MPAPSSLKNCARLGGVLTAPGGGGGGGGVILQSVSHDVYENLAVEDWVHDHANLEGRPVLFVWRNSPSVVIGRHQNPWQECDLRLLRARGVRLARRKSGGGAVFHDLGNVNLTFFTTRGEHDRRGNLDLVARALRSLQPRLDVAATARLDLVLDGGFKVSGTASRVGRAAAYHHCTLLCGTDAALLAAALRGPAAGLAGRATRSVPASVKNLREADPALTWERVAGAVAAHFAAARRARPAVLPVDPADEAAFPGLARRAAELRSWDWVFGRSPPFSLRACLDVPAGGAAPLRVGVALDVRAGRIRACRLDVPDGWLPGDACDRLGAGLAGRRFRPGDAAAPPLPLGPRDPEGRRRWRLLCEALETLM